ACTCAAAGATTTGCTCGTGAGGTATCACCTACCTTTTTGCTAACAAGGCTAATCGAAAGCGGGATTTTAGAGAGACGAAGGGATGGCTTTGTTGCATTTTTCCATGAAACAGCACTCGATTATTTTACTGCGTTAGGCTTGAAAAACGCTTGGGAAAGAAATTATGACCAAAATTTAGAAGCTAATGTCCTGTCTGCAACTCCCAGTAGTATTGAAATATTATCAGGTTTACTCAGTTCTGCGGACACGCTTACTCGATTTATTTCACAGTATGACTTGAAGTTGGCAGCCCGATGCTATTCAGCCCGTTCTCAACGTTCTAAAGAATTATTTCGAGAATTGTTTGATGCAGCTAATTCCCTTTTAATGGCAAACTCTGTTGCTGAAATATGTATAGCTGTACAAGTAATAGCAGCGCTTGATGAGATAGAAGCAACTCAGGCTCTGTTTAGGGTACTTCCCAAACTTCCAGAAGAGGCACTAACAATGGCTAGCAATGCTTTAGTGCAATATGCTCCTAACGGTATTACTGAGGAGGTTAGGCAAGCTTTAGAATCAGGAGAATTTGCACAACAATTAGTAGCTATCCAGTTTACTAGCGCACACCAACTTGTAGAAGTTACGCCACTTCTAATTAAGCTAGCAGAGTCACGAAAATCGAACCTAGCACATCATATAGCTAATGCTTTGGGGTACTTGGAGTCAGCAGAGGCACTAAATTATCTGGAGCAACAATGTAATACGCCTAGAGAGTCTAGATCTATTCCTTTGGCTGTTGCTATTAATGCTTTTAACTCTGAACGGGCGATATCTGTACTAAAAATAGCCGTTAAAGATATAGATACCGAAGTACGTAGAGCCGCTATCAGCCGAATTGAAACTATCAATATTATTGAATTTGATAATGAAATTTATGAACTGGTTGTTAGCGACGTAGACTTCTTAGTAAGGTTAATAGGAGTGCAAATACTACTACTGCGTCGCACCGAGAAACATCATCGTGGAGATCTCATTAAAGGTTTATTTTCTACAGATCCTCTTCCAGAAGAATCACTGCCTGCCGCTAGGATTATGAAGGTAGTTTCATTACTAAATCAAGATGAACTAGAAGATGTAGCTCTACGAGCGCTTTGTGCCTCTCATCCAGTAATACAGTCTCTAATAATTAATAGAATATTATCTAGCAATTCCAATTTAGCTCTCAAGATTTTTGACCTAGTTGAATTTGATGACCCCAAAATTACTTCGGGAGCAAAAGCAGCTTTTATTAAAGCTCTCATTCCCCTTGGCTATCATAAGTTGGAGATGCTTGAGAAAGCTATCTCCTCATCCTCGCCTCATGGGGTTCGATTGGCCGTAGCCGAAATGTTACCTAGTCTACCTTCTGATATTGCCATTGTAGTCTTACAAAAAGCACTTGCTGACCCATCAGCACAAGTTAACGTCGCAGCATTAAAATCCGTTGCTTCCTACCGTAATTTATGTTCCGAGGAACTTGTTGAACAACTTCTTTTTTCTTCAATTAAGGCAGTACAACGACAAGCATGGAATTTAGTCAATATATATTCTCTTTTTGAAGATAAGAAACTGTTTGATTGGACGAAGAAAAGCTGGCCTACATATTTACGAACAAGAGCCATAGAAGAGTTAAACAAGCGTCGCTTTATGTGGCCATTACGGAAAGCCTGTGCTCTTGCAGGGGATGGAGATTATGGTATACGCCGCAAAGGACATCGAATTTTAGAAGCTATTTCTGCTAGTAGTTCAGAACATATTGGACAAATCGATAACTGGGTTGCTGCACGAGGCTATGGGTTTTTAATTAGGCTTGATACAAAAGAAAAACTATTTTTTCATATTACTAATTTAATTGACAGAGAGTATACTCCTGAACGGGATGATTTTGTAGCTTGTAAAGTTGGAAAACTAAATGCTGATCAGACAAAAAAATGTGCAATAGAAGTACGTTTTTTGGCAATAGGAAAACGATTATGAATAATATTTGATTGACTATTGAGTGTCATGATTCCACCTTACCCAAATAGCGAGTACACAGTTTCTCATCCTGCCAGTAAATTATTTTCTGCGAAGGAAAGCAGAAAAGTTTAGATGTCCAAATGCTGGAGCGAGTTTTAGAAACTCTACCAAGCGAGGGCTTAAGTTTGTATTCTCACAAGCCATACCTTATGTTCTGGAGCAGCCTTATCTAAGCCGATTAGACCATTCAAAAACGACAGTCGCCTATGGCCTTCCAATAAATGGTATGGATGCTTCAATAGCTTGCCAGAGGGGAACTGATACTGACCCAATGGACTGTTCAGCAGAATTACAGGTGTATTCCAAGTGCCCTCTCGTAGCATATATTGAGCCAACCAATCATGTGGGTTTTCTGCACGTTCCCTTACATTGCGAAAGTTATCACAGAATTGCTCATCGTCAAACGCTTCTCTGCCAGGAATTTGATTTAGCAGCCAAACCTCCTGAGTAAATTGAAATTTCTCAAATTCAAGAAAGGCATACTTCTCTATGTGATCGGCATGGCGGTAGAGCCATTCCTTTAACAGCTCTTCTGGCCAATTTGAGAGAGATGTGCTGTGCATACGATTTACATAGTCTGATTCCTCTTCTACTACTCGAAGATCTTCATCCCGAAACGGCTGATATTTCAAAGTTTCTGGATAGAGTTCGCCTAGATCCATAATTTTTTATCTAAAATTGTTTAGTTACTTATTATACACAGATGGCAGCCCAACACATTTATTTGTAACCATGAATCTTGAAATGGTTCGCAAAATTAGGAGCTAGTTGCTCTCAAAATGAGTAGCCTGCGTACATCAAAGTATCAGCAAAAAGTACTCCTCCAATTAGAGGGGTCTAGTTAAACCAACTAAAAATACCAACAGGGGTGAAGTCTATCTTTATCTGCTGCTCCTAGCATCAAGGCAGCAGTAAATAGATCCCACCTTATGGCCAGACCAAAAAAAGTTGCCGTACCCGATGCTGTGGCAGTAATGGATTTCGGCGGCTTATCCACCAGAGTCTTTTACCTTGGGTCGCACAAGAGCCAAACCAATTCCTTCATCATGGAATCCCAAGTAGGGCCAGTTAGCCGAGATACAGCCAATGCCTACACCTTGCCCAACTTGACTTCCACCTCTCCCGAAAACATTGCTTGGGTTGCCATTAACAACGATTGTCGAGCAGTCGGTTACTTAGCTGCATCTCAATTCAATGCACATATCGGCTTAAATGGCCTCAAATACAGCAGCGCCTTATACAAAGCCTTAGCTGCATTATGGGTAATATCGCGAAAATTAGATTTAGGCCATCACTTCAGTATAGCGATCGCAGTCTTCCTACCCCCTGGCGAATTTAACGACTCCAAGCAATTCTTCGAGCTATTAAGTCGAGCCGCAGCTTCCTTTGAAACACCCACTGGCAGATTTTCAGTCAAACTCGACAAAACCCAAGCTCTGCAAGAGGGAGGCGGCATTTCCATCGTTCACAATAGCAAACTCGGAGCCGCTTTCAAAACCAGAGTAACAGCCTTTGCAATGGTGGGATTTCGCAATGCCTCTCTAGTCGTGGCAGCCAGAGGTGCTGTCGGTAAAGGCAAAACCTCCGACTTAGGCATGGTGCGAATGGTCGAACTCGTACAAGAACGCACCTCTAACTACGATCTGGCTCGGTTAGCAGAAGCGATCGCTATTTCAGGCGATCGATACAACCGTCCTTACTTCTACCGTATCGCACGCAATCGAGAAGAAGCTGCTAGGGAAAGAGAAGTAGACGAATTGATTGCCGCCGTGAAGCAATCTCGTTCTGACTATGCAAGGATGTTAACGCATTGGCTTGATGAAGTGCTACCCCCCGATACCGATGAAATTGTCTTTTGCGGCGGTACAGCCGAATACCTCAAACCTGAGTTACGTTCTCACTATTCCCGTTACGCTCAATCTTGGCACGCAGGTATTGTAGTGCCACCAGAATTAGACCCAAATGGATTAGGACATCGTTTAGCAGATGCTTACGGTTTGTTTATTTATTTCAAATCTCAGTTTGAGGGATTGCGTCATAAGTCTATTCAAGCAACTGAGGTCGAATCAACAGAGGAAAGTGCTGAGCCTTCTAACGAACCGACTGAATCTTCTTCGGAACTTGCTGCTGAATCGAGTACTAAGACAACTGATATAGAAACCCCTCCTGTAGCGGCGGTCAGTGCGAAAGATACAGGTGAATTGGATGCCGTTTCCCTATTATCAGGACCTTACCGGGGAGGCGGAAAGAAAAAAGAAAACAGTGAGTCCTGTTTGAATGGAAAAATCAGTCATGAGTGAAGAAAAACAGCGGGTTTGGTATCAACTCCGGTGTCAGCCGTATGCTGATTCTGATGAAGGAATTTTATTGAATTACCTACTCAATCATCCTGTTTACGACTCTAAAGAAGCTGCATTTAAGGCGTTTAAGGCATTTTGGAAAGCTTTAGCTTATCAAAAAACGGGTACGGCTTCTTCCGAACAAATTCATCAACTGGGCTGGGATTGTATTGATGCCTTACTCAATCATGTAGATTATCTTTGTGCAAGCTTGGAGTTAAATCGACAACAGTTAGGGTCGCTATTAATTGCAAGAGGCTGTGCTCATCATCCTGAATGTGCCCCTTACTTTTTAGGCTTGAAGTATCAAACTGAGAGTGCAAGTCAGCCAGTTTTTCCTTTCCCTACTCAAAGAGAGCCAGTCAGTAAGTTAGAAGAGCCAGCAGTTGAGTCAGATGACTTTGTAACGCATACAGATGAATTTAACTTAGCAAATTTCGACCCAGCAATGCTCGGCCCCACATTTAGTTAGAACCAGGAGATATATGCCAAACAGAATTCATTTAGTAGATGGGGAGAAAGGGGGAATCGGCAAATCGATGTTTACTTGCGTGCTAGTCGAATACAATCAAAAGTACGACCTCCTCTACACCCTCATTGATGGAGATTTCAAAAATGCTGACGTGCAGCAACGCTATCCCGAACATGAAGCGCAAGTAGTTGCCTTAGTCGAAGATGAAGAAAACTTCTTTGACATCGATATCATTTTTGAAACTGCCTTAGAAACTCCAGTCATCGTCAATTTACCCGCTCGTGCTTATGGCATTATCAACAAATGGATTGATGAAGCTGGCTTAGTTTCCCCCGACTTTCTAGAAAAGTCAGGAGTTGATATCTGCAAGTGGTTCTTATGTAGTGGTACACCTGACAGTATCAAAATGTTTATGGACTCCTTCAATTGTTTTGAAGGTCAACTAAAGCACGTTTTAGTACGTAACTTTGGTGTTTGCAAAGATTGGTCGCACATGCAAGGTCACAGCGATATCTTAGAACTGATTAGCAAACACCAAATCCCCGTTATAGACTTTCCCAAACTCAGTGCTAAGGAAAAGAAGTTTATCGAAACGAAGCGATTGTCTTTCTCTCAAGCGATGAACCATCCAGACTTTTATTTGATTAGCCAACAACGCTTGCACACTTTTCTCGAAGAATCCTACAGTCTAATCGAAAATATCGGATTGTTTAATGATGCACCAAATCGCTTGGCTCAGTCTAACACAAATGCAGCTCTACCTTTAGCCAAACAATCAGATAAAGCTGTTGATTGATGTTTATCAATGCAGTTGGTTACCAAAACACCCAGATTGTTCTTCAATCTGCGGTGTACTTATTATAGCCTTATTTGGGAGTTAATACGATGCAATATGATGACATTTTACAACCAGACGAATTTGGTGAAGAATTAGGTAGCGCTGAACTAGCTGAAACTGAAGATACAATACCAGAAGCAAATAATAAGTTTGCTCACAAACAAGAGTTTTGGGAAGCTATTGACGATGAATTGAAAACAAAGCGATCGCAGCATGAATCGCCTCTATCTGCCCCACCAAAATACGAGCGAAATACCGAATCATTAATCAGCCAAGTGCTGAAAGGGAAAGACCCCGAATTCCGTGCTAATGTCATCAACACAGCTTACCGATACGGTCTAGATAAAAATGACCCCCTTTTAATCATTTTACTGGCTACAGGTCAGCTAGAACTACTGTTAGAACAGAAACCAGATGAGATTGACAACTTTTTTAAAGACTGGCAATATAAATGGCGCTCAGACTTAAAAGATTCTCAAGCAATTATCAGCCAAGAAATAGAGCAAGTACAACAGTTTGTTGATAATTGGGCGCAGTCAAGTCGAGAAGTTCTAGAACGTCAGAGTAAAGCAGCAATTAAAGTACAAAGCCGCAATATCTCTAATTCAGTAAAAACCTTAGTGCGACAAGCTGCATTAGAAAAAGTAGCTCACGATATTTGGTCGGTAATTTTTGGCAGTGGCGTGGTGTTTGGTGCAGTTGCAATTGGCGCGTTTGTAGGATTAGCAATTCCCCGTTTTACTCCATCACCAGAACTCGATCCAACTGGACTCCGACAGTTAACATTGAAAGAAGCAACAGCATTAGAATGGGGATTAAGCAATGAGGGTCAATTTGCTCAAAAGAATGCCGATACTATTCGCTGGGCTATGAGTAATGAAGGGAAATACGCTCGTCAGTTTATGAGTTGGAATCAAGCACTGTTGAGCGAAAAGAATGGTAAAAAGCTGTGCGAAACTGAAGTTAGCCGTTTGGGAGTTACTTTAACAGTTGAAGGAAAAGCTTCCAAGGGAGGATTTTGTACTTTGTGGACTCGTTCTCCAAAAGAAAGACAGTTTAGCAGTAATTAAATATAGCTATCATGCAGGTATTTTCAGTAACTTTACCATCAAAATAAGTGAAGCTGGAGGGAATCGAACCCTCAAAAAGCCATCGTCTTAATGAGGCTGCCTTTACCTTTTAGCCACAGCTTCTTTACGGCTACTAACCCGCTAGGGGTTAAAAAAAGAAAAACTCTCGGTGTGAAACTGAGAGTCTTGTTGACTGATTGCTATCTGTTTATTGAATTTCCAGCGCTATTTCATACAAGATTTGAGTATGACAATTGTATGGTTTTGAGCTATCTGGTTGATAATTTTTTAAGTCAATACAAAAACACATCAAGTCAGTTACCACACCATCCTCAATGTCTTTAGCTAGCTTAATAACTAGCCTCAAATAAGCTCTTTCCCAATTTTCTAATTTGTGAGTTTGTTGTTTCTGGTACGTTTTTAGCAATTTATGCAGCCAAGCTTGGTAACAGTCAATAGATTCTGCTAATGTTTTAACTCGAAATCTTGCTGTTCCTGGCTTATGGCTGAAGGGATTACCGAGGCCGAGGTCTTCAATACTATGACCTCGACCACAGTACAAAACACCTGGTTTGTTGAGTAGTTTGGAATTGTATCTTCGGATGTTAATCATGCTGGAATAGGCAATAATTACACTCAGATTCTGGCACTCGCCGTTTTAGCTAGCTTGCAAAATTTGGTCAATTATTGGTGCAATTTGGTCTTGCTTATCTTCTAAATGTTTCCTAATTTGCGATCGTAACCAAGATGTTGGTGCATCCTTACCGTTAATTTTAAGCCGAATGCGATCGCTTTTCGGCAGCTTAGTATTAAGTGAGCGAATAACTGCACGACATTGGCGAAGTGTAAGTTTCTCAATTTGACCTAATTCTAGCACTTCAAGAGTAGTACAATTGGTATTTGTACTACTTGTATCTACTGTGCAGATAGTGGTATTTGTGGTGCTTCTGTCTGTTTTGTTTGTTGTATCTTTTGTTTCTTTTTTCGTTTGTTCCCCTGTTTCATTAGTAGATACATTTGGTATGGTTTCAGATGGTGGCGACGCTAGCTGTTTAGCAAAAGCGCTAGTTAAAATGTAGTGAGCGAAGATACCACCATAGCCGATAATGACTACTGCTTCGATTGCGAAAGTCAGTAAATTTTGCAATTCTTGATACATTTGCGTTCACTCAAACTTTTTTAGGGTAGCGGCGATCGCCGCTTTCAATTAAATCTGTCCTTAACTTAAAACCTTGAAATTGACCCTTTAGAGGTATTGGCAGAAAAGCAACTGAATTGGTATTTCCTAGTTTCAAACTCTTAAGTACGATCGCTAATTAAAAATTAAGCAGGTATGGTTTGAATTACCCAAACCCAAGAATCAGTTTTCATATCGGGCCACTTTTGGAGTAGGTAAACCTGAACAGCAGCTTGATATGAAGTCGTATTATACAGAGGGAATATCCCAGCCAAATTCGATTGGAAGATCCGCAATACTAGGCAGCAGTAACGGAATGTTGTCAATCATAAATGGTTTGGCTAACCATTGACCATCAAGAGGAGATTCTTTCGATTTACCTTGTAATTGTGGTTCCACTGGGCGAATGATAAAACCAATTGATAACAGCAAATAATTTGTTTCAAATGTTGTTAATTCGATCGCTTTGTCATTAAAACTCATAATTTGGTATATTTCCTAATAACAATCGATTTCTAATCAGCTTTATTGGTAAACATTATCGATGTCATCCACTTATTGTTTAAGCAGATAAAAGCTACTCATTAAGTGCGGCGCTAGCCAAATCATCATTTTTAGTGTAGATTTGCATAAAAAACTCCGCAGTCGTGCGGAGTTTTTATCTTTCTGCCAAAAGGTTTTAAAGCTTAATATTACTAACTTCAACAGATGGCAGTTGTGCTAATACTTCAGGAGCTAGTTGACAAATATAGCCAATGCAGTGACCGACTGGCACTGTTTGCCCAGTTGGATGTACAATTTGAGCAGCTACCAGTGCTGGCAAAATACCTTCATTTTCCGCATAATTTTTGATAATAACAAAATTAGGCGGTAATTGAAGTTCAGACACATTGACTGTGGCTGTTGCTATAGGCATTCCTTCGGTATTTACTAAACGTAGGCAGGGAGATATGCCACAATCGTAGCGACTAACTTTGACTGAGCATTCGTAGCCGATGAAGTTAACATTTTGCATGGTTTTTACCAAGTTTTCTTCATCAAAAAAGCGACAATAGTCGCCTCTTTAATTAGTAAACCATGAATTCGCTTTAGACAATGTAGTTTGAAAGATGGAATCGAGGGTATTGAAATCGATCGCAATCGCGCTAGCGTAGGATTGCAGGAACGTAGCATTCCAGCACATAGAATTGTAAGAGCACACTTGGCATCAAATTCATCACTTAGAATGATTGGTGTTTTTATTACTAGCAGCGATAGCGGCTTAGAGTTGGCTATCGACGGGGTGGGTGATGAGTCAAAGAAAAACCGCTTAAAGCGGCTTTTTAATTAATAGATTTGAGCTTTATTTGATGAAGTCGTCATTATTATCATCGTCTTCATCTTTGGCATTACGTTTGGATGCTTTTACTGCATCTTGCACGTAACGGAAGTGCAATTCGATTATGGCTTGTTCGGATGCAAGCCAATAGCAGTTGCTCAGAAGTTCATCAAGCATTTCATCAGCCGTATGCTCGGCATAGAAGTTATTGAAATACTCGTTAAACTTCTCCCAATCCAATGCTTTACCTTTTGGTAATTGCCGTTGCTTGGCACGACCTGTTAATTCGCGTGCGACATGAAGAAACATTTCTTTACGTTGTTCTTCATAGCTGTCTGCGAATTGCTTTTGCATTGGTGTTTGAGTTTTGACTTTAGCCATGATTGGCACTCCTAGTTTAACTAACTTCACAACTGAAGCGACGACAGTCGAATCTATTTTTCAGATCCGGTTTATCGGTAATTGCTTCACCAAGCAAGGCATCGATAGAGGCTGGTTTTTTATAACTTTGGCTCGATTGCCAAAAATTTGACTCAGGTCAATTTGATTAAAGTTAATTGACTACTAGGCCCAAACCGCAGACTTAAAAGTGGTGGGACTGGGGAATTATGGGTAATTGCGATCGCCTCCGCAGCACTGGCTCTCAGCTTTTACACCTACAATGGCAGCGGCTTCATGACTAAAGCTAGCCAGGATATTGGGTTAAAGTCGGGTCAGGAGAAGCTATACAACGCCAACCTGGGGATTATCATGTGTGGGCACAGGTCACAGGTGTCAGGGGAAGCGATCGCACTGACTTATCTGGCAAAAATGGGAAAGTTTTGGTTATGAGTGTGGAGAGCGATCGCTATGGCCGCACCGTCGCGGAGGTGTTTGTGCGGAATGGCTTAGGTGATATTAGTTTTCAGGAAGAAATGCTAAAGTCTGGACTAGCTTATTACTATGCTAAATACGTCTCAAACTGCCCCAATTATGCTGCCTTTGAATAGGCTGAAAAGTTGGCGATCGCGGCACCAGCTTATTAGCTCAGAAGCTTCTGGTTTCTCCAGAATGCACAGTTGATGAAAATCTTGTGTTGTCATAGTGCTTTTTCTAATTTCTGTGGCTAACTGTTTTAGTTCTGGGGGATTTAGCGGCTGCTGTAACGCTTACTCTGAGCCAGCCCGTGCAGCAAACTTACTCAATTAACTTCTTAAACTTCTTAGAAAATCTTTGATTTTTTCTTTTGTATCCGAGTCTTTGCCTTTATCGCAAACCATTAATTTGACGCTTTCTAATTCTGAGAATTCATCCCAATTGCTAAAAGCTTCATTTGGTTCATACAATTTAATACATTTAGAGCAAGATTCATAATTCTTCATAAAAGTGTCTAAGTTTTTGGGTTCTCCATTTATTCCAGGAATTCTAACTAATGCCGTTTTTCCTTTGATATCTTGGGCAAAATATTCATTTCCAAACTTAAAAAGTTTCATTCTTTTTGACCTGAGCTTTCTAGATTTGCAGCCTACTCACCTCCTAGCTGCTGAATGTTACCGGGTGAGCGGTGTTTCACAAGAGTCAGTTTTTATATTGGGAAAGAATTGCCATCAAATCTTATGTAACGCATATAGTAGTTTTAGCGTTACATAAGACAGATTTTATATAAAGCATAACCTAATATCTTATGTAACGATTGTGAGGGTATAGACGAAAAGCATCGTTACATAAGATAAGTGGATTGGAAAGGATTTAACACTTTTTGGGGAAATTAAAAAATAACCCTGATTGCAATAAACAGGGCTATTTTGAATTTAGCAGTCGAACAATTAGAGTTTATTCGTCATCTTCCTCAAACTCTTCATCTTCATCTACTTCAAAATCTTCTTCATCGTCTTCATCTTCATCTTCGTCCTCGTCATCCTCCTCGTCATCTAATTCATCGAGAGCATCATCAATTTCGTCATCATCATCGTCTTCATCAAATTCCTCATCATCTTCTTCAGATTCCTTAGCCATCTCATTACGACGCTTGAGTGACTGGACGTTAAATTCAACCAAGTCAGCAATTGCCATTTCTGTATTTTCAGAAACGCTATCGTACAGCTTACTCATTGTCATAGCTACCACTTCTGTATCGTATTTGAGAGCATCAGGACGACCGAGTAGTTTGGGAAATACCGTATTATTCCAGTCTTGCCAATCAAACTTCTTACCATTGCCATTGCCATTACGCTTGTTAATTTGAGCTTGTACATCCAAACCCAATTTTTCTCGTGCAGCATGACCGACTTTGGTAGAAACGCGACTGTCGCGGCGTTGAATTGTCACGCCATATTTCTTGTGAATGGCATTGCGAATAATCTTCACCAATTCTTCAGCCTGCTGTTCTGGAGAAAGCTGAGGTTTTGGTTTCTTAGCCGCTTCAACTGGCTTTGATTTACTGCTAGAAGGTGCAGCACTACCATTCGATTTACCGTTAGCCGCATTCGATGTAGTTCTAGAAGAGGCGGCTGTTTGTTTTTTGGTTGTTGCCATATCGACACTCAACTTAACTTCATTTCTGAATGCCGCTAGGCATAATTACTACCGTCCAGTTAGAGGGGTAAGCTTTCGCTCAATCGTAGGAAGATTTCTCCTAACTTTGTCTATCAAACTGTTAGTAACCAAAATAATCCGTTCAACTTGCCATGAAAACTATCAACGACTGGCCTAAACTAATAGCACAAGGTACACCAATTGTGGGGCTAGAATATTATAGTGCTGACCGACAACAAATGCTATCAACATTTGCACAATTTGCTTGTCATCAAAGTCTGAACGCTTATTATTGGAATTCAGCTTACTCAACAATTCAAGTTATAAAATATATCGACGGTCACTGCATTTTAGAACCAGTTAACTTAAAAGTGGAAGATGATGTATTGCAATTTTTGTTAGAATCCGATCGACCAGGCATATTTTTGCTAGAAGATATCTTAGAATCATCTAGCCCTTGTTTGCCACTATATAGAGTTTCTCAATTAGCCAATGCCTTCTTTCAATCCGAGTGGCGCAAAGTTAAACAATATTGGGTACTTTTGAGCGATTACATCCAATTACCTAATAAGTTACAGCCACTAATCCCTATCTTAAAATGTTCCTTACCTAATAGCTTTGAAGTAGCAGATTTAGTGAATAAGTTTTGTGATCGCACTAACAATTTAGAATATCATAACGAGCAACTGGCAACCAAAAACCAATTGATACGAGCTTGTCAGGGATTACCTATTGCTGAAATTAGCTTGGTACTAGAGCGGTCGCTAACTCTAACTTCTTCAGTTGAAGAGATTGCCCAATTAGTATTAGAGCATAAAATATCTCAACTGAAAAACCAAGGATTAGAATTCATTGCCAAACCTGACATTCCTTTTGCAGGCGGTTTAGACTTACTCGATACGTACTTAAACGATGTTGTCAAGCTATTAGAACCAGAGGCTAAAAAATACAATCTTAAGCCCCCTAAAGGAATGCTGTTGTGGGGACCGCCCGGTACTGGTAAAAGTTTAAGTGCAAAGCTGACTGCTAAAAAATTAGGCTATGCACTACTAGCGATGAGTTGGGGCAACGTTTTAGGTAGTACCAATCCCGATCGCGCTTTAGCTAAAATTCTAGAAACAGCAGAACATTTAGGCGGGTGCGTACTATTTGCAGATGATTTCGATAAAGGATTCGCTGGGTGGGATTCAAACGCAGACGGCGGTGTAGCTAGACGA
This genomic interval from Leptolyngbyaceae cyanobacterium contains the following:
- a CDS encoding ParM/StbA family protein; this translates as MARPKKVAVPDAVAVMDFGGLSTRVFYLGSHKSQTNSFIMESQVGPVSRDTANAYTLPNLTSTSPENIAWVAINNDCRAVGYLAASQFNAHIGLNGLKYSSALYKALAALWVISRKLDLGHHFSIAIAVFLPPGEFNDSKQFFELLSRAAASFETPTGRFSVKLDKTQALQEGGGISIVHNSKLGAAFKTRVTAFAMVGFRNASLVVAARGAVGKGKTSDLGMVRMVELVQERTSNYDLARLAEAIAISGDRYNRPYFYRIARNREEAAREREVDELIAAVKQSRSDYARMLTHWLDEVLPPDTDEIVFCGGTAEYLKPELRSHYSRYAQSWHAGIVVPPELDPNGLGHRLADAYGLFIYFKSQFEGLRHKSIQATEVESTEESAEPSNEPTESSSELAAESSTKTTDIETPPVAAVSAKDTGELDAVSLLSGPYRGGGKKKENSESCLNGKISHE
- a CDS encoding DUF6753 family protein, which codes for MQYDDILQPDEFGEELGSAELAETEDTIPEANNKFAHKQEFWEAIDDELKTKRSQHESPLSAPPKYERNTESLISQVLKGKDPEFRANVINTAYRYGLDKNDPLLIILLATGQLELLLEQKPDEIDNFFKDWQYKWRSDLKDSQAIISQEIEQVQQFVDNWAQSSREVLERQSKAAIKVQSRNISNSVKTLVRQAALEKVAHDIWSVIFGSGVVFGAVAIGAFVGLAIPRFTPSPELDPTGLRQLTLKEATALEWGLSNEGQFAQKNADTIRWAMSNEGKYARQFMSWNQALLSEKNGKKLCETEVSRLGVTLTVEGKASKGGFCTLWTRSPKERQFSSN
- a CDS encoding thermonuclease family protein, with protein sequence MWAQVTGVRGSDRTDLSGKNGKVLVMSVESDRYGRTVAEVFVRNGLGDISFQEEMLKSGLAYYYAKYVSNCPNYAAFE
- a CDS encoding AAA family ATPase, with the translated sequence MKTINDWPKLIAQGTPIVGLEYYSADRQQMLSTFAQFACHQSLNAYYWNSAYSTIQVIKYIDGHCILEPVNLKVEDDVLQFLLESDRPGIFLLEDILESSSPCLPLYRVSQLANAFFQSEWRKVKQYWVLLSDYIQLPNKLQPLIPILKCSLPNSFEVADLVNKFCDRTNNLEYHNEQLATKNQLIRACQGLPIAEISLVLERSLTLTSSVEEIAQLVLEHKISQLKNQGLEFIAKPDIPFAGGLDLLDTYLNDVVKLLEPEAKKYNLKPPKGMLLWGPPGTGKSLSAKLTAKKLGYALLAMSWGNVLGSTNPDRALAKILETAEHLGGCVLFADDFDKGFAGWDSNADGGVARRLSQKLLTWMQEHTSDVLMLATVNRLGMLPPELIRRFDDGGIWFVDLPHNGARYEIFNLHLAKYFPQQFGSGQPNPWSDRQWYSLLSDYAGATPAEIGNAVKRCAERAYCEGRPGKIELADLRYQRTQFVLSSQRSSEDIQAIRNQASFAKPASGEDVSKFAVTEQELFEYRPPRIE